In Erigeron canadensis isolate Cc75 chromosome 7, C_canadensis_v1, whole genome shotgun sequence, one DNA window encodes the following:
- the LOC122608977 gene encoding putative pentatricopeptide repeat-containing protein At1g74400: MRFMKFAPLVQNHKVFPKCALTKPSHFHNLNNRTKPRPNELLKQYLNTNDTSTKALLLFRDLIRKNTSKIDSFSLLYMIKICARNSSSIHDARPFHTLVVKLGYKPIIFIQTSLVSYYSCVGNLADAHQVFDEMPTKNVVSWTVLISAYVDNQKPKVGLKLFEKMQMENVAPDHVTLTVALSACADLGALDTGKWIHNLVRRNKNIDKDLSLYNALLNMYTKCGDIGTAKILFHDIKHKDVTTYTSMITGYAIHGQAKEALALFKTMIDTKIVPNDVTFIGVLMACSHVSMVDDGKQYFKKMINRYRLKPRLSHYGCMVDLLCRAGCLQEAKDFILEMPMKPNAVIWRTLLSACSIRGDIDLAEEARGRLVEFEESLAGDDVIMSNVYASKGIWEKKEIVRDRVNERRIPGRSWIEIGNEINEFVAADNEHIFTCNIYEIIESLKGNMRGFECSFD, encoded by the coding sequence ATGAGGTTCATGAAATTTGCTCCCCTAGTCCAAAACCACAAAGTTTTTCCAAAATGTGCACTCACAAAACCTTCACATTTCCATAACCTTAATAATAGAACTAAACCAAGACCAAATGAATTactaaaacaatatttaaacacCAATGATACATCTACTAAAGCCTTACTTCTATTTCGTGATTTAATCAGGAAAAACACTTCCAAAATTGATAGTTTTTCTCTTTTATACATGATCAAAATCTGCGCACGAAATTCTTCGTCGATACACGACGCACGACCGTTCCATACCCTTGTCGTAAAACTTGGTTATAAGCCCATTATTTTTATCCAGACATCATTAGTGAGTTATTACTCTTGTGTTGGTAATCTTGCAGATGCACaccaagtgtttgatgaaatgccgaCAAAGAACGTTGTTTCTTGGACTGTATTGATTTCCGCTTATGTTGATaaccaaaaaccgaaagttGGTCTAAAATTGTTTGAAAAAATGCAGATGGAGAATGTGGCTCCTGATCATGTCACGCTGACGGTAGCGCTGTCTGCGTGCGCGGATCTTGGTGCCTTGGACACGGGTAAATGGATACATAACTtggttagacgaaacaaaaacaTCGATAAGGACTTATCGTTATATAATGCACTACTAAACATGTATACAAAATGTGGAGATATAGGAACTGCAAAGATATTATTTCACGACATTAAGCATAAGGATGTTACGACATATACTTCCATGATAACCGGATACGCTATCCATGGTCAAGCAAAAGAAGCGCTAGCACTTTTTAAAACAATGATTGATACGAAAATCGTTCCAAATGATGTTACTTTCATTGGGGTTTTAATGGCATGTAGTCATGTATCTATGGTTGATGATGGAAAACAATATTtcaagaaaatgataaatcgtTACCGGTTAAAGCCTAGATTATCACATTATGGGTGTATGGTTGATCTATTATGTCGAGCAGGGTGTTTACAAGAAGCTAAAGATTTCATTTTAGAAATGCCCATGAAGCCAAATGCGGTTATATGGAGGACATTGCTTAGTGCGTGTAGTATTCGTGGGGATATTGATCTTGCTGAAGAAGCTCGTGGACGATTGGTTGAGTTTGAGGAGAGTTTAGCAGGTGATGATGTTATTATGTCGAATGTTTATGCTTCGAAAGGAATATGGGAGAAGAAGGAGATCGTGAGAGATCGGGTTAACGAGAGGAGAATTCCGGGTCGTAGCTGGATTGAGATTGGAAATGAGATCAATGAGTTTGTAGCTGCAGATAATGAGCATATATTTACCTGCAATATCTATGAGATTATTGAGAGCTTGAAGGGAAATATGAGAGGTTTTGAATGCAGTTTTGATTAA
- the LOC122607248 gene encoding ribulose-phosphate 3-epimerase, chloroplastic has product MTSAATTSSTLSSSTTLVQSSHTFNGAFGKVSKPNSFTFTSRKAIRTVVKASRVDKFSKTDIIVSPSILSANFAKLGEQVKAVELAGCDWIHVDVMDGRFVPNITIGPLVVDALRPVTDLPLDVHLMIVEPEQRVPDFIKAGADIVSVHCEQSSTIHLHRTVNQIKSLGAKAGVVLNPGTPLSTIEYVLDVVDLVLIMSVNPGFGGQSFIESQVKKISDLRRMCVEKGVNPWIEVDGGVTPANAYKVIEAGANALVAGSAVFGAKDYAEAIKGIKASTRPVAVPA; this is encoded by the exons atgacaagtgCTGCTACTACTTCTTCTACTTTGAGTTCATCAACAACTCTTGTTCAATCCTCACATACTTTTAATGGTGCCTTTGGCAAGGTTTCTAAACCCAATTCATTTACTTTTACTTCCAG GAAAGCAATTAGAACTGTTGTGAAGGCTTCTCGGGTTGATAAATTCTCCAAGACTGATATCATTGTTTCCCCATCCATTCTCTCTGCTAACTTTGCTAAGTTGGGAGAACAG GTCAAAGCTGTAGAGCTGGCAGGATGTGACTGGATACACGTTGATGTAATGGATGGACGTTTTGTTCCTAATATTACCATTGGACCTCTTGTTGTAGATGCATTGCGGCCAGTGACTGACCTCCCATTGGATGTGCATCTG ATGATTGTTGAGCCTGAGCAAAGAGTGCCAGACTTTATAAAAGCTGGAGCAGACATTGTCAGTGTCCATTGTGAACAATCTTCCACTATTCATTTACACCGTACAGTTAATCAA ATTAAAAGTCTTGGAGCTAAAGCCGGAGTCGTTCTGAACCCTGGCACACCGTTATCCACCATTGAATATGTCCTTGATG TGGTCGACCTTGTGTTGATAATGTCTGTAAATCCTGGATTTGGTGGTCAAAGTTTCATCGAAAGCCAAGTAAAAAAGATCTCAGACTTGAGGAGAATGTGCGTGGAGAAG GGTGTGAACCCATGGATTGAAGTTGATGGTGGAGTTACTCCTGCCAATGCATACAAG GTTATAGAGGCTGGGGCAAATGCTTTGGTAGCTGGTTCTGCTGTTTTTGGAGCTAAAGATTATGCTGAAG CTATTAAAGGTATCAAAGCCAGCACAAGACCAGTGGCGGTTCCTGCATAG
- the LOC122607626 gene encoding peptidyl-prolyl cis-trans isomerase NIMA-interacting 4, whose protein sequence is MGKDAKGGGKGKAKAASSEVGDAKGKAKAGKAGKAADGLGTCTYVKARHILCEKQGKINEAYKKLQDGWLSNGDKVPPAEFAKIAAEYSECPSGKKGGDLGWFPRGKMAGPFQDVAFNTVVGATSPPFKSTHGYHIILAEGRKN, encoded by the exons atgGGAAAGGATGCAAAAGGTGGTGGAAAAGGGAAAGCAAAGGCAGCTAGTAGTGAAGTTGGAGATGCAAAGGGAAAAGCAAAAGCTGGAAAGGCTGGAAAGGCCGCTGACGGTCTTGGCACCTGCACATATGTAAAAG CAAGGCATATTTTATGTGAAAAACAAGGTAAAATCAATGAAGCGTACAAGAAGCTCCAGGATGGATGGCTTAGTAATGGAGATAAGGTTCCTCCTGCTGAGTTTGCAAAG ATAGCAGCTGAATATTCAGAATGCCCATCAGGGAAGAAAGGTGGAGACCTTGGATGGTTTCCACGTGGAAAGATGGCTGGACCATTTCAAGATGTTGCTTTTAACACTGTTGTTGGAGCTACCAGCCCACCATTTAAATCAAC ACATGGATATCACATCATCTTAGCCGAAGGTCGGAAGAACTAG
- the LOC122606623 gene encoding RAN GTPase-activating protein 2-like, translating to MDSAVQHRLYSIKLWPPSQNTRQVLVERIIKNLTTPSILSRKYGLLSKEEAVEDAKQIESKAYAIANQHFEKEPDGDGGSAVQLYAKESSTLMVEAVKRGPKEKDEKSLFDISRGVRSFIEDEEAKELLKPLLQESGNKYTKICFSNRSFGLNAARIAGPILSSLKGGRLTDVDLSDIVAGRPEEEALEVMNMFSSALEGFGLRYLNLSDNAMGEKGVRAFSALLSSQSNLEELYLINDGISEEAAKALCELLPSTDKLKILHFANNMTGDDGAIAIAELLKKSPLLEDFRCSSTRVDSQGGIALSEALAKCAHLKKLDLRDNMFGVEAGRALSKSVSEFTHLSEIYLGYLNLENDGTLALIEALKASAPRLEVLELSGNEITSQAAPALASFVAVRKETLKKIILSENELKDDGAIVIANALEEDFPQLTEVDLSTNQIRRAGARVLAQAVVGKPGFKLLNIDGNFLSDEGVEDVKEIFKNSPNLLGSLDENDPDGEEYDNEADEDGDGDDDDDELESKLKGLDIKQEED from the coding sequence ATGGATTCTGCTGTCCAACACCGCTTGTACTCAATCAAGCTTTGGCCTCCTAGCCAAAATACAAGACAAGTGCTTGTGGAGCGCATAATAAAGAATCTCACAACTCCATCAATTTTATCAAGAAAGTATGGTCTTTTAAGCAAAGAAGAAGCAGTCGAAGACGCTAAGCAAATTGAGTCTAAAGCCTATGCTATTGCAAACCAACACTTTGAAAAGGAGccagatggtgatggtggttctGCTGTGCAGTTGTATGCAAAAGAATCGAGTACACTAATGGTGGAAGCTGTCAAGAGAGGCCCTAAAGAAAAAGACGAAAAATCTTTATTTGACATTTCCCGAGGAGTGCGATCTTTCATTGAGGATGAAGAGGCTAAGGAACTGCTAAAACCACTGCTGCAAGAGTCTGGAAACAAGTATACCAAGATATGTTTTAGCAACCGAAGTTTCGGGTTGAATGCAGCCCGTATAGCTGGCCCCATTTTGTCCTCTCTCAAGGGTGGTCGGTTGACTGATGTTGACCTATCAGATATTGTTGCTGGAAGGCCCGAGGAAGAGGCCCTTGAAGTAATGAATATGTTCTCGTCAGCTCTTGAAGGTTTTGGACTGAGGTATCTGAACCTTTCAGACAATGCTATGGGCGAAAAAGGGGTTAGGGCATTTAGTGCGCTTTTGAGTTCCCAAAGTAATCTTGAGGAGTTGTATCTAATCAATGACGGTATCTCTGAGGAAGCTGCAAAGGCTCTGTGTGAGTTACTTCCGTCCAcagataaattaaaaattcttcaTTTTGCTAACAACATGACTGGAGATGATGGGGCAATTGCCATTGCTGAGCTTCTGAAAAAATCTCCATTGTTAGAGGATTTTAGGTGTTCGTCTACTCGTGTTGACTCTCAAGGGGGAATTGCATTGTCTGAAGCACTTGCTAAGTGTGCCCATCTGAAAAAGCTAGATCTTCGTGACAATATGTTTGGAGTTGAGGCTGGCCGTGCTTTGAGTAAATCTGTCTCTGAGTTTACCCATCTCTCTGAAATTTACCTTGGTTACTTGAATTTGGAAAATGATGGAACTTTAGCACTTATAGAGGCTCTCAAAGCTTCTGCCCCTCGCCTAGAAGTTCTAGAACTATCTGGAAACGAAATTACTTCTCAAGCAGCGCCTGCATTAGCATCCTTTGTAGCTGTGAGGAAAGAAACTCTAAAGAAGATAATTTTATCTGAGAATGAGTTGAAAGATGACGGTGCTATAGTGATTGCAAATGCTCTTGAGGAGGATTTTCCACAGTTGACCGAAGTTGACCTGAGCACCAATCAGATTAGAAGGGCTGGAGCTCGAGTCCTGGCCCAGGCAGTTGTAGGTAAACCAGGATTTAAGTTGCTGAATATTGATGGTAACTTCTTATCTGACGAAGGAGTTGAGGATGTGAAAGAGATTTTCAAGAATTCGCCTAATCTGCTTGGAAGTTTGGACGAAAATGACCCTGATGGTGAAGAGTATGACAACGAGGCTGATGAGGATGGGGATGgtgacgatgatgatgacgagTTGGAATCCAAACTCAAGGGGCTTGACATTAAGCAGGAAGAAGATTAG